Within the Cyanobacteriota bacterium genome, the region ATTACCTGCATTTACGAACTGCCTATTGCTTTCTATCGCACGAGCCAGACCATTCAGCAGGAGGAGGCCGATCGCTTTCCCCAATTTGCCCAGGCACTAGTGGCAGCCCGTGAACCATCGTGGAAGATTAAGCGCAAATATCAAGAACTTCAGCTAGCTGATCGCATCATCGTTCCCTCTAGTTTTGTACTGGCTTCGGTCACCAATGAGGGCATTCCCCCAGAGCGCATTACCGTTATCCCCTATGGCGCACCGATCGACTACTTTCAACCCCAACCTAAGCCTGACTCTGTATTCCGCGCTTTATTCGTAGGTCGAGTTGGGCCTCGAAAAGGTGTGCACTACCTGCTAGAGGCATGGCGATCGCTGCAGTTGGTCAATGCCGAGTTGATGATGGTTGGCATTAATGAGTTTCCCTCTGATTGGTTTAGCCGTCACGCTGAGCGCGTGCACTACTTGCCCTCTGTACCCCATGCTAGTCTTCAGCAATATTACAGCCAAGCCTCGGTGCTAGTGTTGCCCTCTTTGGTTGAAGGCATGTCTCTCGTACTGTTAGAAGCGATGGCCTGCGGCATTCCTCTAATCACCACACCCAATGCGGCTGGCTTGGATTTGATTACCGATGGGGTTGAGGGTTTTATTGTGCCTATTCGGGATGTGGATGCGCTGAAGACGCGGTTAGAGTGGTGCTATCAGCATCCTGAGCAGTTGGCAGCCATGGGACGCAATGCTCGTCGCAAGGCAGAGGAATTAAGTT harbors:
- a CDS encoding glycosyltransferase family 4 protein, whose amino-acid sequence is ITCIYELPIAFYRTSQTIQQEEADRFPQFAQALVAAREPSWKIKRKYQELQLADRIIVPSSFVLASVTNEGIPPERITVIPYGAPIDYFQPQPKPDSVFRALFVGRVGPRKGVHYLLEAWRSLQLVNAELMMVGINEFPSDWFSRHAERVHYLPSVPHASLQQYYSQASVLVLPSLVEGMSLVLLEAMACGIPLITTPNAAGLDLITDGVEGFIVPIRDVDALKTRLEWCYQHPEQLAAMGRNARRKAEELSWTLYRDRIRQTVMAALS